The following is a genomic window from Bordetella sp. H567.
GCCCTCCGTTCAATGGGGCAGCCGTAATGCCATCCTGCTGCTCGGTGCCGGTACGGCGAAGATCCCCGGGTCGGGGCAGGTGGAGCCAGGGATCTTCTCGTATCCACGGCTGGTCGAAGCCGCAGGCCTTTATGTGGACTGCCGCAGGGCCCAGACGGATTGCAAGATCCTGGTCAGCGGGGGCGATGCGCTAGGCCAGGGCAGGGCCGAAGCATCGGTCTATCGGGACGTCCTTGTGGGGATAGGCATTCCGTCCGCGGATATCCTGGTCGAATCCCGCAGCATGAACACGTGGCAGAACGCGCAATTCAGCAGCGCGATGCTAAAGGACTATGGCGCGAATCGGGTTTTGCTCGTTTCTTCAGGCATACATCTGCGGCGCGGCCTGATCTACTTCGCGCATTTCGGGGTGGACCCGACCCCGATGCGTGCGGACTATCTGCGCGCGGTATCGTCCTGGCTGCCGCTGGCGTACAACTTCGCGCTGGCCGATTTCGCGCTGCACGAATACATAGGTATCGCGCGCTACCACCTGTACAACGCGATGGGGTGGAACGCGGCAAGGACCTTGCCGGGCCAGGCTTGATATCCCCATCGGTGAACGCCGCGGATCCGCCGCGCTCCAGCCGCCGCTTGCGTCAGGATCCGGCGTTTGGATCGTCGGCGCAGTGGGCGCATCCGGGTTGGGGGTCGGTGCCAGGTTTATCGCCTTTTTTCGCGCTTTCTTCCCGAAACGCCTTCTCTCCCGCATCCGAGACTTCCACCCATTTCTGGTCGGGCGGCGCGTCCGCGACGTAGCTGTCGTGCCAGTTCCACCACTTGTAGGTCGGGGTCTGCGGATAGCCTTCCGGTGAATCTTCCCAGACTTCCTGCCGGCCCAGCGGCGTGATGTCCAGGTAGTTCCACGTATTGCCCATCTGCTCGTCGCCGCGATTGTTCAGGAAGTAGGTGCGGTAGACGCGGTCGCCGTCGCGATAGAACACATTGGTGCCGTGCCACTCATGGACGCCGAAATCGGCGTCGAAGCTGTCGGTCAGCGTGAACCAGGGCATCTGCCAGCCCATCCGTTCCTTCAGCCTGGCGATATCCGGTTGCGATGCGCGGGATACGAAAACCAGCGTGGTGTCGCGGGCGTTCAGGTGCGCCACGTGGGCGACCTGATCGGCCACCATGGAGCAACCGCGGCAGGCGTGGTCCGGCCAGCCGTACACGCCCGGCTCGAAGAAGGCGCGGTAGACGATCAACTGGCGCCGGCCGTCGAACAGATCCAGCAGGTTGATCCGGCCCGCAGGGCCGATGAAGGCATACGGCTTGTCCACGGCCATCCACGGCATGCGCCGGCGTTCCGCGGCCAATGCGTCGCGGGCGCGTGTCTGGGCCTTTTCCTTCACGAGCAGCCGTTGCCAGGCGGCCTCCCATTCCTGGGGCGACACGACGGGGGGTGTTTGCATGGCGGG
Proteins encoded in this region:
- a CDS encoding YdcF family protein, whose translation is MTLTLLIAIVALATLFLLLRRRRAGTALYAVSLILVLAVGCGPVPAWLLGDLQSPYLARPSVQWGSRNAILLLGAGTAKIPGSGQVEPGIFSYPRLVEAAGLYVDCRRAQTDCKILVSGGDALGQGRAEASVYRDVLVGIGIPSADILVESRSMNTWQNAQFSSAMLKDYGANRVLLVSSGIHLRRGLIYFAHFGVDPTPMRADYLRAVSSWLPLAYNFALADFALHEYIGIARYHLYNAMGWNAARTLPGQA
- a CDS encoding DUF899 domain-containing protein, translated to MTASTPQAAQGGHPAMQTPPVVSPQEWEAAWQRLLVKEKAQTRARDALAAERRRMPWMAVDKPYAFIGPAGRINLLDLFDGRRQLIVYRAFFEPGVYGWPDHACRGCSMVADQVAHVAHLNARDTTLVFVSRASQPDIARLKERMGWQMPWFTLTDSFDADFGVHEWHGTNVFYRDGDRVYRTYFLNNRGDEQMGNTWNYLDITPLGRQEVWEDSPEGYPQTPTYKWWNWHDSYVADAPPDQKWVEVSDAGEKAFREESAKKGDKPGTDPQPGCAHCADDPNAGS